The following nucleotide sequence is from Kiritimatiellia bacterium.
ACCCTCTGCTCTTGCAGCGCGCGCTCGTCAACCTGATCGATAATGCGATCAAATACAGCTCGGCCAACACCGGAGTCCGCGTCCGCGCGGAACGGGACGAGGGATCGGCAAAGATCCATGTGATCGACCAGGGCGTGGGCATTGCGCCCGAACACCACGAGCGGATCTTCGAACGCTTTTATCGGGTGGACAAATCCCGCAGCCGCAAGCTCGGCGGGACAGGATTGGGCCTTTCGATCGTCAAGCACATCGTGGACGCGCACGGCGGGAAGGTCACCGTCTCAAGCGCACCCGGCAAGGGCAGCACCTTCACCATAACGCTGAAATTGCCCCAAGGACCGGGGCCATAGCGTCGCACGCGGCACCGAAATTTCCATGGTCTGTAAAAACCTTGCGCGGCAGCTTCCATTGCATGGAATTCCCATACCATGGAAATTTCGCGCGTCACTCCAGGAAACGCGATTTGCCGAGAAACGGATTCCGGTTCGATTGGAGGATGCGGGCGCGCCGCACCCCGATACCGCGGCAACGCGTCCTCCGGCCTACGATCGTGAACTTGAGCGCAATTTTTCTACCCATTTAGCACGGACAGAGCTAGGATAATCGGAGAGGTCAGTAACGGAGAGCGCGCCATGGAAGGGGAAATTCGTTCAGCGGGTTCAACGGAAATTCGAGAAACGGACATCGTGTTTGAATGCCCGAAATGTGGCAAAAGCCTCGCGATCGACGAGCGAGGCGCCGGACTGATCGTCCGTTGCCCGCAATGCCAGGAGGATATCCAGGTGCCGGTTCCCGCTGAAGGGGCCGAGGGCGAAGGGGAGGCGGCCCAGGAGGCGCCCGCCGAAACTGAAAACGTCCTCGAATCTCTGCAAGCGGAAATCGCGCGACTGAACCATCGCCTGAGCGTGGAATCCGAGCGGCACAAACGGATCAGCGCGGAGCTGGGATTGATTCAGGCCGCCCTCGACCGGATCGTCGATATCCTCGCCGAGCCGCCATCCGAGCCGCCGCAGGCCTGATCTGTCGGCCGCGCTTTTTAGCCCAAACAGCTCATCCAGCAGGGCTGTGAACCCATTTATCCACAATTTGCTCAGCCTGTTAATAACCGGCCGGGAGGGGTCTTCGGGAGGCAAATTCGCAACCCATTTTCGATCAATGGATTGCGATTTCGATTTGGGGCGAATCTCCACTTATCCACAGAGCGGTCGAGCGCCCTGTGGACAAGTCAGCAAGCGGCTATGCGTGTGAAGGACGGGGCCTGTATTCGTCGCAAGAAGCGCTCGATGCGCCGCACGGCCTCCTGAAGATCCTCCATCGAGGTCGCGTAAGCGCAACGAACGAATCCCTCTCCGCACGCGCCGAACGCCGTTCCGGGAACGACTGCCACTTTTTCCTCTTCGAGCAGGCGAAGCGCGAATTCTTTTGAGGTCAACCCGAGATGTCCGATGGAGGGAAATGCATAAAACGCGCCGGTCGGGCGCATGCAGGGCAAACCGAGTTCCTGAAAGGAACGGTGAAGGAAATTGCGACGCCGCCGGTATTCGTCGCGCATTTCTTCGACGTCATTTCCCGGGTTTTGCAGCGCTTCGACGGCTGCTTCCTGACTGATGACCGAGGCGCAAAGCATTGTGTATTGGTGGATTTTCATCATCGCCTCGATCAGGTCAGCTGGCCCGCAGGCGTAGCCGAGGCGGAAACCAGTCATGGCCCACCCTTTCGAGAAGCCGTGGAGGAAGATGGTCCGGTCGCGCATGCCGGGGACGGATACCACGCTGGCGTGGGGCTGATCGTACGTCAGTTCCGCGTAGATCTCATCGGTGATCACGATCAGGTCATGCTCGATGGCGAACTCGGCGATCGACCGCACATCTTCGCGCGTAAGGGTGGCGCCAGTGGGGTTGTTGGGATAATTGAGCATCAGAGCCTTGGTGCGAGGCGTCGTGGCGGCTTCGAGCCGGTCGCGGGTGATGCGAAAGCCGTCGGCCGGGCCGGTCTCAATGGCCACGGGTTTGCCGTGCGCGAAGAGGATGACAGGACCGTAAGACACGTAGCAGGGCTCGTGGTAGATCACTTCATCGCCAGGCTCAATGATGGCCCGAAGCG
It contains:
- a CDS encoding zinc-ribbon domain-containing protein; translated protein: MEGEIRSAGSTEIRETDIVFECPKCGKSLAIDERGAGLIVRCPQCQEDIQVPVPAEGAEGEGEAAQEAPAETENVLESLQAEIARLNHRLSVESERHKRISAELGLIQAALDRIVDILAEPPSEPPQA
- a CDS encoding aminotransferase class I/II-fold pyridoxal phosphate-dependent enzyme, coding for METKVASHVRNIPRSGIRDFFDIVSTMRDVISLGIGEPDFDTPWHIREAAVHALERGNTGYTSNLGLLSLRRSISDYVERQYGVRYQPEKEILITVGVSEALDLALRAIIEPGDEVIYHEPCYVSYGPVILFAHGKPVAIETGPADGFRITRDRLEAATTPRTKALMLNYPNNPTGATLTREDVRSIAEFAIEHDLIVITDEIYAELTYDQPHASVVSVPGMRDRTIFLHGFSKGWAMTGFRLGYACGPADLIEAMMKIHQYTMLCASVISQEAAVEALQNPGNDVEEMRDEYRRRRNFLHRSFQELGLPCMRPTGAFYAFPSIGHLGLTSKEFALRLLEEEKVAVVPGTAFGACGEGFVRCAYATSMEDLQEAVRRIERFLRRIQAPSFTRIAAC